One Novosphingobium sp. 9U genomic window, TGGTGAAACAGCTTCAGGCCAGCCTCGCGGGCGGCGCACGCTAAGGCATTACCATGATCAAGGCGCCTCAGCCTCTCTCCCAGCCGCTGCCCATCCCCGAACCCAAAGACGAGTCCTACGGCGCGGCTCTGCGGCTCCATGTCGACGCTACCGACGTGCTGCGCCGGATATTCCGGGTTCAAGAGACGATCCCCGTACGACAAGCCGGCGTGCTGACACTCATGTATCCCAAGTGGCTGCCGGGCTACCACTCGCCACAAGCACCGATCGAGCTGCTTGCCGGGCTGGTGTTCGAAGCGAACGGCGAACGCCTGCACTGGGTGCGCCATCCGACCGAGGTGCATGCCTTCCACGTTCACGTTCCCGACGGCGTGGATGCGATCGAGGCCTCGTTCCAGTACGTCACGCCGACCAGTAGCGTGCAGGGACGCGTCGTCGTCAGCCAGAGGCTGCTGAACCTCGCCTGGAACGCAGTGGTCCTCTATCCCGCCGGGTACTTCTCGCGCGGGATTGAGGTCGAAGCGAGCGTCACTCTGCCGGACGGCTGGAGTTTCGCCACCGCGCTGCCGGTCGAGACACAGGAAGGCAGCAGCGTATCGTTCCGCCGGGTTGGCCTGGACGAATTCGTGGACTCGCCGATGATGGGCGGGCTTCATGCGAAGCGGATAGCGTTGGACGATACGGTCACGCTCAATGTCTTTGCCGAAGAATCCGAGCACCTCGATGCCAGTGACGAACAGATCGCGGCCCACCGCGGCGTGGTCGAGCAAGCGGACTTGTTGTTCGGCCCGCGCCCCTTCGACCGCTTCGAAGTGCTGCTGGCGCTGAGCGATGAGATCGGCAGCATCGGCGTCGAGCACCATCGCTCATGCGAGATCGCCAGCGTGCCGGGCTACTTTGCCGATTGGGAGAACACCTTTCCCCGGCGGGACAGCTTTCCGCACGAGTATATTCACGGTTGGAACGGCAAGCACCGGCGGGGCGCGGACTCCTGGGCGCCCTGCTTCTACCAGCCTATCCGCAACAGCCTGATGTGGGTCTACGAGGGCCAGACGCAGTACTGGGATCGCGTGCTCTCGGCGCGCTCGGGCTTGTGGTCGGCTGAACATGCCCTGGCAGCCCTGGCGGACACAGCGGCGACGCACGACATGCAGGCCGGCTCACGATGGCGGCCGATGAGCGACACGACGCGAGATCCGATCATCGCGGCGCGCAGCCCGCTGCCCTGGCCCAGCTGGCAGCGCAGCGAAGACTACTACACCGAGGGCGCGCTCATCTGGCTGGACGTCGACACGCGAATACGCGAGTTGAGCGGCGACTGTCGTTCGCTCGATGATTTCGCACGAGCCTTCTTCGGCGCCGATGAGCCGAGGGGCGGCTATACCGAGACGTACCTGTTCGATGACGTTGTTCGCACTCTCAACAGCATCGCCGAATACGATTGGTCCAGCTTCTTCATCGACATGCTCGAGAACACCCGCGGCGAGGCTCCGCTCGCGGGAATCGAACGCGGCGGGTATCAGTTGGTATATCGCGACACACCCACCGCCCTATGGCGCGCCCGCGAGCAGCTGACAGGAGTGACGAGCTTCATCTTCTCGCTTGGGCTCACCGTCTCCGGCGACGGAGCCTTGGGGGAGGTGCGCTGGGACAGTCCGGCCTTCGAGCAAGCGCTGACGTCCGGCTCGCAGCTGCTCGGCGTGAACGGCCAGACTTTCAGCGTCGAGAGCCTGGACAGGGCAGTCTCGAGAAGCCGCGAGGGCGAGCGGGTCCAATGCCTGGTGCAAGACGGCCATCGCCAGCGCGAGGTTGAGTTCGACTATACCGAAGGCCACCGCTACCCGGCATTGCAGCCCCTCCCCGACCAGCCACCGCGCCTCGATCGGATCCTGATGCCGCGTTAGCAAGCACCCGCGCGGTAGCTGATCGGGCTCATGTGGTTCCCGCAGCAGCCCGTTGCAGCGCTTCCAGTTCGACCTGGTCGTGCGAGCAGAAGATGGTCAGCTCGGTCCCGTGTCGACGCTTGAGGTCTCTCAGGCGCTCTTGGTTGCCGAGACGTTGCACGCGATCGACTTCCATCAGCCTCTGGTAAGCGCGCAAACCGGGCGTGCAGCGCGTGTGTTTCAGGTCCATTTCGCCGCGGTAGAAGTAGGCATCGCCCGCATTGAGCACCCAGCCCTGACCCGCATCGACTGCGATGCCGGCGTGGCCGAAGGTATGACCGGGCAGTGGCACCATCAGGATCTCGGGCGGCAGACCTTCCAACTGACGCACCGCTTCGAAGCCGAACCACGTCTCACCGGCGTGCCCATACGTCCGCCAGTCGCGTACCTCGTCCCACTGGTCCGGGCGATAGCGCCGGCGTGCGATGAAGCCCTGCCGCTTGCGCTCGGCGGCGTCGCGTTCGCGCTCCATGACGTGTACGCGGGCCTCGGGGAAGTCCTCGATCCCACCGGCATGGTCGAAGTCCAGGTGCGTGAGCACGATGTGGCGCACGTCCCGTGGCGAGAAGCCGAGTTGCTCGACCTGGTAGCGCGCCGTGTCCTCGATCCGGAAGCGGATGTTGAGCAGTGCGTGGAAGAAGCGGCTGAGGCGCGGATGGGGGTGGCGCACGTCGGCAGTTCCATAGCCGGTATCGATGAGAACCAATCCCTGATCGGTCTCGATCAGCTGCGCGGTACACGGGATTGTCGCCAAGGGGCCATGGCTGAAGCCGTCGAACAGCGGCCCGCCAAGCGGACAGTCCGTCCCGCACTTGAGATAGTGGATGCGCATGATGGTCCTTCCGTGACGCTACCCTATGTCGAACGCAGTGCAGACGGGTTCGGATGATACTTTTTCGTCATTGGGCGAAGAATAGCCAAGGGTGATCGCCCCGGATAAGGCCAGCTCGGAGCGCGACATGGCAAGTAGTGCGGCTGAGCGCTGTTCCGCTTTGTTGCCTCAGCCGCGATCTGCCTGCATCCTCGGGGCGGCCCATGCTCAAGAAGGATAGGTGATGATCAAGCCAGCCGTTGCTGCCGTCTGTCTGGCCATTCTCCTGCTTGCCGGATCGGCACAGGCGCAGAGCAATCTTTGGTTCGGCACCTGGAAGCTCCGGCCGAACGATGCGAGCGAGAAGCCGGAGACGCTGATCTATAGCGACGCAGGAGACGGAGCCATGAAGATGGTCTCTGTCGAGCAGCAAAGCATCATTATCACTCACTTAGACGGTAAGCGGGCAGCGGACGTGGGTCCCGGAAACCGGCAAGGCGCATCGCTGGCGGTCAAGGCCACCTCGCCAACCAGCTATGATTGGACCTTCTTCAAGGATGGCAAGCCTTTCGTCCAGGGCAGGAACACGCTCGCGGCAGATCTGAAGTCGTTCAACGAGGTGAGTTGGCTGGTAACAAGGCCGAGCGACGTAGTCGCCCTCGTCTACGAGCGGCAGTGAGATGTGCCGATGTGATCAAAGACCGTGATGGACAAAGGGCATCACCTATACACCAAGCGATCCGGAGCGCGCTGCGGCTCAAAGCTTCGCAAGCCGTCCACCATCAACCGCGAGCGAAGTACCGGTGATGAACTTCGCATCGTCACTGGCAAGGAACGCCACGGCCGCGGCGATGTCCTCGGGCGTGCCGACATCGCGCTTGTCGATCGTCTCGGCGCCTGATTTCACGTTGGGGTTGTCCCAAAGCATCGGCGTGTCGATCGCGCCGGGCAGCACCGCGTTGGCACGGATCCTGACATCTCGCCCTTCGATCGAGCTTGTGCGCGTCAGCGATAGCAACGCCGCCTTTGCCGCCGAATAGGGAGCGGCGTTGGCGCTTGTCTCGATCGCATGGACGCTGGCGATGTTGACGATGGCGCCGCCCTTGTCGCCGCAATGCAGGAAGGCCTGACGCGTAAAGAACGCCGCACCAAGCAAATCGACACGCAGCACCTTCAGCCAGTCCTCGCCGGTGAACTCCGCCAAGGTCTTGAAGGTCATCAGCCCGGCGTTGTTGACCACCACATCGAGCCGGCCGAACCTGTCGAGCGCCGTACGCACCGTAGCTTCGACCTGCTCTTCCGCGCCAACATCGCAAGCCACGCCGATCGCCAGCCCGCCGGCATCGGCCACGAGCTTGTCGGCCGTCGCCTTGGCGGCATCGCCCTTGAGATCGGCTATAATGACGCTTGCGCTTTCAGCGTGCAGCCGAGCGGCGATGGCAGCGCCGATCCCTCCGGCGGCACCCGTGACGATGGCGACTTTACCTACGAAGCGGCGTTCCATCATCCATTCTCCTGAACTGCAGGCGCCGTCGGTCTCGCCTTGATCATGCTGGCGGCGCGTTGCATCTGGCGTCTGGCGTGCTGCTCGCTGACTTCGTCGGGCAGGACGACCGGCACCGTCAAACACAGGCTCTGCGTCGGCAGCACGTCGCGCCACTCGCTGATGAGCTTCTTGTAGGCCTCGCCGACCGGGCGGATCTTGCGATCCAGATCGTAGAGGCCGAGCGGATTGACGTTACCGTTCTTCTCGCGCAGCGCACTGTCCCAATCGACCTGGTCCGTCAGCGAGTACCAGGTGAAGCCGACAACCGGCACGCCATCATTACGCACGCGCAAGACGTTGGCCCATTCCTTCCAGAGCCAGTCGACCGCTTCGCTGCCGGCAGGGCCCTGGTTGAGGTTGGTCTCGGTATGCATGACCGGGAGGCGATAGCGGTCGTGATACTGCCGGGTGATCTCGCTATAGCCGAAAATCTCGCCCGAGGCACGTGTCGACCCGTCCGCCGAAACGCGGTGCTCGTTGGTGACGTAGTAGTCGTTCCCCATGATGCAGTGCTGCTTCATGCGGTTCTGCAGGAAGAAATGGTACTCATCTCGGGACATGCCGTTGTCGAGCAAGTACTCGTACATTTCTGAGTCGACCCGTCGGCCATAGTTGAGGTCGAGCGAGAGGAACCGCTGCGAGTTCATCACCTCGGCCGGGCGGATCGCCGCGGGGCTGTCGGCGTGGAAGTATTCGGAAGACTCGCTCTGCACGAAGATCGCATCCGGCCGGACCTTGAGGATTGCTTGCATCGCCAGCACGTTGGCCTTGACGATGTGCTTGAGCGCGGTGACGAACGCGAGGTCGCTGCTAAGCTGTTCGTTCCACCATCCATATCGCGCTGAGAAGGTTGCGCAGATGTACATCTCGTTGACCGGGGTATAGAGTTGCACCCACGGAAAGCGCTCTGCAAAGGCGAGCGCGTAGTGGCAGAACCGCTCGGAGAAGTCGGGGTTCTGGAAGTTGCCGATCCAGTCCGGCACGCCGAAGTGGCACAAGTCGACGATCGGTACGATATTGCGCCGTTTCAGCTCGGCAAAGGCAAGGTCGGAAAACTCCCAGTCGTACTTGTCCGGGCCAAGCCAGGTCTTGTGGATCGGTGGGCCGAACCGCAGGTACCCGATGCCCATTTCCTGGACGAGGGCGAAGTCCTCTTTCCAGCGCTGGTAATGGCCGCAGCTCTCCATCTCATCGACGCGGGTGCGACCGCCATCGATGGTCGGCACGGAGTTCTCGATGCCGGTGGCGAACATGAAGGTGGTAATGAGGAATCTCCTTCTGCCCAGCTAAACGCAGCCGTACGCATCTGGAGCCCGCCTAAGTTCGATATTCATCGGTGCATTGCTCTTGAGCCATTACCGTCGTGGCCTGGTCGAGGCCAAGTCAACCCATGAGCGAAGTGCTCGATTGCACTGGATAGCGCCGGCATTGAGGCATCCTTTGCACTGACGAGCGCGCTGGCATGCGGATGTCGCGCTCCGATGCAGAAGATGCCTTCGCACCATCTACCTGCGGCAATGTTGGCGGTTTACCGAACAGGTTCAGCATGCCCAACATGAAGATGCGGACGGCCAGACGGCTTCGATGGCAGCGCCGCCGAGAACCATGTGCAGGATGCTGCCGCCCGGCATGGTCGATTGCAGCTGCTCGTGCTCATGCTTTTAGGAGCCTTGATCGTCCGGCTCCACCGAGTGCAACAACGGCTAGCGAAGCTCAGGCCACGTTACTGCGCTGCAGGTACGACGCGAAGCCGCAATTCTACCGGCAGCATCCCGCGATGAATACCGGGACGACGCGCTCCACCCAGCTCTCGCGCTCTTCCCCAGAAATCTCGCGGCTCGAGAGCATCGCGTTCACATACCAGCCGCGCAGCAGCAGGATGAAGGCTTCGGCGGCCGTGTGGCAGTCGTTGCTACCCAGCCCGGACGCGGCGCTGCATTGCTTGATGAACCACGCCACCTGAGCGATGCCTACTTGCGTGCGTTCCGCCGCCGCCAGCCCCAGCTCCGGGAAGCGATGAGCTTCGGAGTAGATGAGGCGATTGACCGCCATGAGGTCGCCACTCAGACTGATGGCCAGCGTGCGATTGGCATAGGCCTTCAGGCCCGCTTCGAGATTGAGCGGCGCCGAGCCGGTTAGCGTCGCGATAACGGAGAGACGTTCGACCTGCTGGCGCATGATCGCGCGGAACAACTCGTCCTTGGATCGGTAGCGAGAGTACAGCGTGGTCTTCGATATCCGCGCGACCTTGACGATCCTCGAGATCGAGGCTCCGCCATAGCCATGCTGGAGGA contains:
- a CDS encoding family 1 glycosylhydrolase → MFATGIENSVPTIDGGRTRVDEMESCGHYQRWKEDFALVQEMGIGYLRFGPPIHKTWLGPDKYDWEFSDLAFAELKRRNIVPIVDLCHFGVPDWIGNFQNPDFSERFCHYALAFAERFPWVQLYTPVNEMYICATFSARYGWWNEQLSSDLAFVTALKHIVKANVLAMQAILKVRPDAIFVQSESSEYFHADSPAAIRPAEVMNSQRFLSLDLNYGRRVDSEMYEYLLDNGMSRDEYHFFLQNRMKQHCIMGNDYYVTNEHRVSADGSTRASGEIFGYSEITRQYHDRYRLPVMHTETNLNQGPAGSEAVDWLWKEWANVLRVRNDGVPVVGFTWYSLTDQVDWDSALREKNGNVNPLGLYDLDRKIRPVGEAYKKLISEWRDVLPTQSLCLTVPVVLPDEVSEQHARRQMQRAASMIKARPTAPAVQENG
- a CDS encoding MBL fold metallo-hydrolase — its product is MRIHYLKCGTDCPLGGPLFDGFSHGPLATIPCTAQLIETDQGLVLIDTGYGTADVRHPHPRLSRFFHALLNIRFRIEDTARYQVEQLGFSPRDVRHIVLTHLDFDHAGGIEDFPEARVHVMERERDAAERKRQGFIARRRYRPDQWDEVRDWRTYGHAGETWFGFEAVRQLEGLPPEILMVPLPGHTFGHAGIAVDAGQGWVLNAGDAYFYRGEMDLKHTRCTPGLRAYQRLMEVDRVQRLGNQERLRDLKRRHGTELTIFCSHDQVELEALQRAAAGTT
- a CDS encoding TetR/AcrR family transcriptional regulator — protein: MTELEVEGSGRRSRGRPPTESVPLIEEELLEVALQEFLQHGYGGASISRIVKVARISKTTLYSRYRSKDELFRAIMRQQVERLSVIATLTGSAPLNLEAGLKAYANRTLAISLSGDLMAVNRLIYSEAHRFPELGLAAAERTQVGIAQVAWFIKQCSAASGLGSNDCHTAAEAFILLLRGWYVNAMLSSREISGEERESWVERVVPVFIAGCCR
- a CDS encoding SDR family NAD(P)-dependent oxidoreductase, with the protein product MERRFVGKVAIVTGAAGGIGAAIAARLHAESASVIIADLKGDAAKATADKLVADAGGLAIGVACDVGAEEQVEATVRTALDRFGRLDVVVNNAGLMTFKTLAEFTGEDWLKVLRVDLLGAAFFTRQAFLHCGDKGGAIVNIASVHAIETSANAAPYSAAKAALLSLTRTSSIEGRDVRIRANAVLPGAIDTPMLWDNPNVKSGAETIDKRDVGTPEDIAAAVAFLASDDAKFITGTSLAVDGGRLAKL
- a CDS encoding M61 family metallopeptidase yields the protein MIKAPQPLSQPLPIPEPKDESYGAALRLHVDATDVLRRIFRVQETIPVRQAGVLTLMYPKWLPGYHSPQAPIELLAGLVFEANGERLHWVRHPTEVHAFHVHVPDGVDAIEASFQYVTPTSSVQGRVVVSQRLLNLAWNAVVLYPAGYFSRGIEVEASVTLPDGWSFATALPVETQEGSSVSFRRVGLDEFVDSPMMGGLHAKRIALDDTVTLNVFAEESEHLDASDEQIAAHRGVVEQADLLFGPRPFDRFEVLLALSDEIGSIGVEHHRSCEIASVPGYFADWENTFPRRDSFPHEYIHGWNGKHRRGADSWAPCFYQPIRNSLMWVYEGQTQYWDRVLSARSGLWSAEHALAALADTAATHDMQAGSRWRPMSDTTRDPIIAARSPLPWPSWQRSEDYYTEGALIWLDVDTRIRELSGDCRSLDDFARAFFGADEPRGGYTETYLFDDVVRTLNSIAEYDWSSFFIDMLENTRGEAPLAGIERGGYQLVYRDTPTALWRAREQLTGVTSFIFSLGLTVSGDGALGEVRWDSPAFEQALTSGSQLLGVNGQTFSVESLDRAVSRSREGERVQCLVQDGHRQREVEFDYTEGHRYPALQPLPDQPPRLDRILMPR